The proteins below are encoded in one region of Campylobacter rectus:
- the proB gene encoding glutamate 5-kinase yields MDRKELLGGVKRIVVKIGTSTLANADGSLNEDKIKQIVANLSELNENAEVVFVTSGAVGAGMGQMKLTHKPKSIVEKQALAAIGQVSLIHLYQILFWAHGKTIAQLLLTKDDFSDRRRYLNMRSVLRSLLAKKIIPVINENDPVVGEGIRGVKVGDNDTLSALVAGLIEADLLVILTDIDGLYDKNPSIFADAKFINLVENLDDSIRAAAGAEGSKLGTGGMRTKITAAEMATKNGTHLIIANGADPRNIVRAAHGCEVGTLFLAGKNRINSRKYWLAYSAEHKGSVAIDAGAAKALKDGKSLLAVGIAEVTGEFERGETLAIKDAGGRALARGITNYSSAELALIKGRKSEEIEAVLGYKYENEALHIDNIALI; encoded by the coding sequence ATGGACAGAAAAGAGCTTCTGGGCGGCGTAAAACGCATAGTCGTAAAAATCGGCACCTCGACGCTAGCAAACGCGGACGGCTCGCTAAACGAGGATAAAATCAAGCAAATCGTGGCAAATTTAAGCGAGCTAAACGAAAACGCCGAAGTGGTCTTCGTAACCTCGGGCGCCGTGGGTGCGGGCATGGGACAGATGAAGCTCACGCACAAGCCAAAATCCATCGTCGAAAAGCAAGCTCTGGCGGCTATCGGGCAGGTTTCGCTCATCCATCTTTATCAAATTTTATTTTGGGCGCACGGCAAAACGATCGCGCAGCTACTGCTAACCAAAGACGACTTTAGCGACCGCCGCCGCTACCTAAATATGCGCAGCGTCCTACGCTCCCTACTCGCTAAAAAAATCATACCCGTCATCAACGAAAACGACCCCGTCGTGGGCGAGGGAATAAGGGGCGTAAAAGTCGGCGACAACGACACGCTAAGCGCGCTCGTAGCGGGACTAATCGAGGCTGATTTGCTCGTGATTTTGACCGATATCGACGGACTATACGATAAAAATCCAAGCATTTTTGCCGACGCTAAATTTATAAATTTGGTCGAAAATTTAGATGATAGCATCAGGGCGGCTGCGGGCGCGGAGGGCAGTAAACTAGGCACCGGCGGCATGCGCACCAAAATAACCGCGGCCGAAATGGCGACCAAAAACGGCACGCACCTCATCATCGCAAACGGCGCGGATCCGCGAAATATCGTGCGAGCAGCACACGGCTGCGAGGTCGGGACGCTCTTTTTGGCGGGCAAAAATAGGATAAATTCGCGTAAATACTGGCTCGCCTACTCCGCCGAACACAAAGGCTCGGTCGCTATCGACGCGGGAGCGGCAAAGGCGCTAAAAGATGGCAAAAGCCTGCTAGCAGTCGGCATTGCCGAGGTGACGGGCGAGTTTGAGCGCGGCGAAACGCTCGCCATCAAAGACGCAGGCGGCCGAGCGCTGGCTCGCGGCATCACGAACTACTCCTCGGCCGAGCTAGCCCTCATAAAAGGGCGCAAGAGCGAGGAGATCGAGGCGGTTCTTGGCTACAAATACGAGAACGAGGCGCTGCATATCGACAACATCGCGCTGATTTAG
- a CDS encoding glutamate-5-semialdehyde dehydrogenase: MSEILEICKEAKAACNELLRLDGKAKFEILSAVANELLAQKDAIKAANKKDLANGEKSGLSSALLDRLRLTDARIEAMAQGVREVAGFAEVVGENLGGWTHPNGMQISRIRVPLGVLGIIYESRPNVSIDAAALSLKSGNAVILRGSSSALNSNTFLVNLFNEAGAKKGLAKGTVQLVKSPEREAVAQMIKMNEYIDVLIPRGGKNLKDFIVQNATIPIIMTGAGVCHIFVDESANLDEAVRIIKNAKTQRPSTCNAVECVLLHEKIAEKILPELIAELSEVQLRLEAELYENFGGFDNVEPAGEEDFGAEFLSLVLAVKSVRDTDEAISYINAHSSGHSDAILSADYGNVERFLNEIGSAVIYANASTRFSDGGEFGFGGEIGISTQKLHARGPMGVRELTTYKYVVRGNGQIR, encoded by the coding sequence ATGAGCGAAATTTTAGAAATTTGCAAAGAGGCAAAGGCCGCTTGCAACGAGCTTTTGAGACTTGACGGCAAGGCTAAATTTGAGATATTAAGCGCCGTAGCGAACGAGTTACTCGCGCAAAAAGACGCGATAAAAGCGGCAAACAAAAAAGACCTTGCAAACGGCGAGAAATCGGGCTTGAGCTCGGCACTGCTAGATCGCCTAAGGCTAACGGACGCTCGCATCGAAGCTATGGCACAGGGCGTGCGCGAGGTGGCCGGCTTTGCCGAGGTCGTAGGCGAAAATCTAGGCGGCTGGACCCACCCAAACGGTATGCAAATCAGCCGAATTCGCGTGCCTCTGGGCGTGCTTGGCATCATCTACGAGAGTCGCCCAAACGTCAGCATCGACGCGGCGGCTCTGTCGCTAAAAAGCGGTAACGCGGTAATCTTGCGCGGTAGCTCCAGCGCGCTAAATTCGAACACTTTTTTAGTAAATTTATTTAACGAAGCGGGGGCGAAAAAGGGCCTTGCCAAAGGCACGGTGCAGCTAGTAAAAAGCCCCGAGCGCGAAGCGGTAGCCCAGATGATCAAAATGAACGAATATATCGACGTTTTGATACCGCGCGGAGGCAAAAATTTAAAGGATTTTATCGTGCAAAACGCAACTATACCGATCATAATGACGGGTGCCGGAGTGTGTCATATCTTCGTCGATGAGAGCGCAAATTTGGACGAGGCCGTAAGGATAATCAAAAATGCCAAAACTCAGCGCCCGAGCACCTGCAACGCCGTAGAATGCGTGCTCCTACACGAAAAGATCGCCGAGAAAATATTGCCTGAGCTAATCGCCGAGCTAAGCGAGGTGCAGCTGCGATTGGAAGCGGAGCTGTATGAAAATTTCGGCGGCTTTGACAACGTGGAGCCGGCCGGCGAGGAGGACTTCGGCGCCGAGTTTTTGTCGCTCGTTTTGGCGGTCAAAAGCGTGCGGGATACGGACGAGGCGATAAGCTACATAAATGCGCATTCCAGCGGACACTCGGATGCGATTTTAAGCGCAGACTACGGCAACGTCGAGAGATTTTTAAACGAAATCGGCAGCGCCGTCATTTACGCTAACGCTTCGACGCGTTTTAGCGACGGCGGGGAGTTCGGCTTTGGCGGCGAGATCGGCATCAGCACGCAAAAGCTGCATGCCAGAGGGCCGATGGGGGTGAGGGAGCTTACGACCTATAAATACGTCGTCCGCGGCAACGGTCAAATTCGTTAG
- a CDS encoding winged helix-turn-helix domain-containing protein: MIPSHKEMMFPILRFIDERGGVDRKEVCKFVAEYYKFNDDELSQRIPSGMLLYVNRAGWALSYFAGNKEVINLPGTKKPVKKPAEACTR, from the coding sequence ATGATACCGAGCCACAAAGAGATGATGTTTCCGATTTTAAGATTTATCGACGAGCGCGGCGGCGTGGATAGAAAAGAGGTTTGTAAATTTGTCGCGGAGTACTATAAATTTAACGACGACGAACTCTCGCAAAGGATACCCAGCGGTATGCTTTTATACGTTAACCGAGCAGGCTGGGCGTTGTCGTATTTTGCAGGAAATAAAGAAGTCATCAATTTGCCTGGCACCAAAAAGCCAGTCAAAAAACCGGCAGAGGCGTGTACGAGATAA
- the proC gene encoding pyrroline-5-carboxylate reductase, with translation MKNPKIGFIGGGNMGGAMIENLAQRLGGEQLFVYARSKTAALRGKCGVNVCESEAAVASAADITVLATKPASYEGILNLIKDAARGKVVVTLAPSFSLEQSAQILGTQAKIARAMPNTPAAIAEGVSALCFNENLSADERAAVREIFENFGAVYELEEAKFAAFTGIAGSLPAYVFMFIEAAADAGVLEGLPRALAYEAVAASVAGSARLMLKSGKHPAALKDEICSPGGTTIEAVKALENGGFRAAAMDAVAACVKKARG, from the coding sequence ATGAAAAATCCTAAAATCGGCTTTATCGGCGGCGGAAATATGGGCGGCGCGATGATCGAAAATTTGGCGCAAAGGCTGGGCGGCGAGCAGTTGTTCGTCTATGCGAGGAGCAAAACGGCGGCTCTGCGCGGAAAGTGCGGCGTAAACGTCTGCGAGAGCGAGGCTGCGGTCGCGTCGGCGGCCGATATCACGGTGCTAGCGACCAAGCCCGCGTCGTATGAGGGTATATTAAATTTGATAAAAGACGCAGCGCGAGGCAAGGTTGTAGTCACGCTTGCGCCGAGCTTTAGCCTGGAGCAAAGCGCGCAAATTTTAGGCACGCAGGCTAAGATCGCCCGCGCGATGCCAAACACTCCCGCGGCAATCGCAGAGGGCGTAAGCGCGCTGTGCTTTAACGAAAATTTAAGCGCGGACGAGCGGGCGGCGGTGCGAGAGATTTTTGAAAATTTCGGCGCCGTTTATGAGCTGGAGGAGGCTAAATTTGCCGCATTTACGGGCATCGCGGGTAGCCTGCCGGCCTATGTTTTTATGTTTATCGAGGCAGCTGCGGACGCGGGAGTGCTGGAGGGGCTGCCTAGAGCGCTGGCGTACGAAGCCGTCGCGGCTAGCGTCGCAGGCTCGGCGCGACTCATGCTAAAAAGCGGCAAACACCCAGCAGCACTAAAAGACGAAATTTGCTCGCCCGGCGGCACGACGATAGAAGCGGTCAAAGCGCTGGAAAACGGCGGATTTCGCGCGGCTGCGATGGATGCGGTCGCCGCATGCGTCAAAAAGGCGCGCGGATAA
- a CDS encoding TerC/Alx family metal homeostasis membrane protein, with translation MEILDFKTAVVFVSLAVAAFVIDFFAHKKDEKISLKQAALWSIFWIGVAAAFGGYLYFTAGSEAASLFFAGYILEKSLSIDNLFVMAAIFSWFRIPEIYRHRVLYFGIIGAVIFRLVFVTVGAGLLMISPWMEFIFAVAVAYSAVMMMKKGEEGEEMQDYSNHLAYRAVYRFFPVFPRLLGHSFFVRNSEISAQISADEKAKLQNQISKLNAKWIATPLFLCLCVIELSDVMFAFDSVPAVIAVSKDPLIIYSAMIFAILGLRTLYFVLEALKSYLAHLEKAVIALLFFIAAKLALNASAHIFHHGFEISAQASLWVILGILSIGVLSSLFKAK, from the coding sequence ATGGAAATTTTAGATTTTAAAACCGCGGTCGTTTTCGTCTCGCTCGCCGTAGCGGCATTTGTGATAGATTTTTTTGCGCACAAGAAGGACGAGAAAATCTCGCTAAAGCAAGCCGCGCTCTGGTCTATATTTTGGATCGGCGTAGCGGCGGCATTTGGCGGATATTTGTATTTTACCGCGGGTAGCGAGGCCGCTAGTTTGTTTTTCGCGGGCTATATTTTAGAAAAGTCGCTCTCAATCGATAATTTATTCGTTATGGCGGCGATTTTTTCGTGGTTTAGGATCCCTGAAATTTATCGTCACAGAGTGCTGTATTTTGGCATTATAGGCGCGGTTATATTTAGGCTCGTTTTCGTGACCGTCGGAGCCGGCTTACTTATGATTTCGCCATGGATGGAGTTTATTTTTGCCGTTGCGGTGGCTTATAGCGCGGTAATGATGATGAAAAAAGGCGAAGAAGGCGAGGAGATGCAGGACTACTCAAATCACCTGGCTTACAGGGCGGTTTATAGATTTTTCCCGGTATTCCCACGCCTTTTAGGCCACAGTTTTTTCGTGAGAAATAGCGAAATTTCGGCTCAAATTTCAGCAGACGAAAAGGCGAAACTGCAAAATCAAATCTCCAAATTAAACGCCAAATGGATAGCTACGCCGCTATTTTTGTGCCTTTGCGTTATAGAGCTTAGCGACGTTATGTTTGCTTTTGATAGCGTTCCGGCCGTCATCGCCGTGAGCAAAGACCCGCTCATCATCTACTCGGCGATGATTTTTGCGATTTTGGGGCTTAGGACGCTTTATTTCGTGCTAGAAGCGCTAAAAAGCTATTTAGCGCATTTAGAAAAAGCCGTGATCGCGCTTTTGTTTTTTATCGCCGCCAAGCTCGCTCTAAACGCTTCTGCGCATATCTTTCATCACGGATTTGAGATCTCGGCGCAGGCTAGCTTGTGGGTCATTTTGGGGATTTTAAGCATCGGGGTTTTATCTAGCCTATTTAAGGCAAAATAA
- a CDS encoding TerD family protein, whose product MAINLIKGQKISLAKDDGERLQSFCVGANWGAITEKGFFRDKIKPVDLDLSAAIFDFNKQLCDIVYFGKKSAPGIFHSGDDLVGDIGGDDGLDNEIISVDLARLNANVEQIFFMLNSYNQIDFDKIPFASIRLYEGTPTRVNKVFASYNIVRDSAFAYKVAMILGKLYKRNGEWKFSAIGEPTSDRKLDELILNSVVKYL is encoded by the coding sequence ATGGCGATAAATTTGATCAAAGGGCAAAAAATCTCGCTTGCTAAAGATGACGGCGAGCGACTGCAAAGCTTTTGCGTCGGCGCGAACTGGGGCGCTATAACCGAAAAAGGCTTTTTTAGAGACAAGATAAAGCCCGTGGATTTAGACTTGAGCGCCGCGATATTTGATTTTAATAAACAGCTTTGCGACATCGTCTATTTCGGTAAAAAATCGGCTCCCGGCATATTTCACAGCGGCGACGATCTCGTGGGCGATATCGGGGGCGACGACGGGCTGGATAATGAAATAATCAGCGTAGATCTCGCTCGCTTAAATGCGAACGTAGAGCAGATATTTTTCATGCTAAATTCCTACAATCAAATAGATTTTGATAAAATTCCTTTTGCTAGCATTAGGCTCTACGAAGGCACGCCCACGCGAGTAAATAAAGTCTTCGCATCGTATAATATCGTGCGAGATAGCGCGTTTGCCTACAAAGTCGCGATGATTTTGGGCAAGCTATATAAGCGAAACGGCGAGTGGAAATTTTCGGCTATCGGCGAGCCTACGAGCGATAGAAAGCTTGATGAGCTGATTTTAAATTCCGTAGTGAAGTACTTATGA
- a CDS encoding TerD family protein, whose product MAVNLSKGGRVSLSKEAPGLSKILVGLGWDTNSSDTGAEFDLDASAFLLGASGKVENEKNFVFYNNLTSADGSVVHTGDNRTGEGEGDDEAIKIDLSKISPNVKEIDIVVTIHEANARRQNFGMVKNSFMRIVDERSGKEIARYDLEEDFSTETAVSFGKIYFKDNEWRFAANGSGFKEGLAGFCKQFGLSV is encoded by the coding sequence ATGGCAGTAAATTTATCAAAAGGCGGCAGAGTTAGTTTGAGCAAAGAAGCTCCGGGATTAAGCAAAATTTTAGTAGGGCTTGGCTGGGACACGAACTCCAGCGACACGGGAGCGGAGTTTGACTTGGATGCGAGTGCGTTTTTGTTGGGCGCTTCGGGCAAAGTAGAAAACGAGAAAAATTTCGTCTTTTACAACAACCTAACTAGCGCGGACGGCTCGGTAGTTCACACCGGCGATAACCGCACGGGCGAAGGCGAGGGCGACGATGAGGCCATCAAGATAGATTTGAGCAAAATTTCACCGAACGTAAAAGAGATCGACATAGTCGTCACGATCCACGAAGCAAACGCTAGAAGGCAAAATTTCGGCATGGTAAAAAACTCGTTTATGCGCATAGTCGATGAAAGAAGCGGCAAAGAGATCGCCAGATACGATTTGGAGGAGGATTTTTCGACTGAAACCGCCGTATCGTTCGGTAAAATTTATTTTAAAGATAACGAGTGGCGCTTTGCGGCTAACGGAAGCGGCTTTAAAGAAGGACTAGCGGGATTTTGCAAGCAGTTTGGGCTAAGCGTATAA
- a CDS encoding helix-turn-helix transcriptional regulator, whose translation MSENLAFFDGDEIRNFYLQISANVRKLRESKGMSQLDMALSMDIKSVAFYSNCESCRYDKHFNLEHIYKISKILGIEVGEIFKFEVK comes from the coding sequence ATGAGTGAAAATTTAGCTTTTTTTGACGGTGACGAGATACGAAATTTTTATCTGCAAATCTCCGCCAACGTCCGCAAACTACGCGAAAGTAAAGGCATGAGCCAGCTGGATATGGCGCTAAGTATGGATATAAAGTCGGTCGCATTTTACTCAAACTGCGAGAGCTGCCGCTACGACAAGCACTTCAATCTCGAGCATATTTATAAAATTTCAAAAATTTTAGGCATCGAGGTGGGTGAAATTTTTAAATTTGAGGTTAAATAA
- the hemJ gene encoding protoporphyrinogen oxidase HemJ has protein sequence MAEYYNLIKYFHYLCFISWMAFLFYQPRLYVYHAENMDKPDFVRVVEVQEYKMYHYIGWVALIGTFLTGILIIVAMPELLRSGYVHVKLTVVVILAAFHLDLGRYMVQLREKRCNKSGMFFRAYNEVPTIAMVIIIWMMVYKPF, from the coding sequence ATGGCAGAGTATTACAACCTCATCAAGTATTTCCACTACTTGTGTTTCATCTCGTGGATGGCGTTTTTGTTCTATCAACCGCGCCTCTACGTCTATCACGCGGAGAATATGGACAAACCCGACTTCGTGCGCGTCGTCGAGGTGCAGGAGTATAAGATGTACCACTACATCGGCTGGGTCGCGCTGATCGGCACGTTTTTGACGGGCATTTTGATCATCGTAGCGATGCCTGAGCTTTTGCGCAGCGGCTACGTGCACGTCAAGCTCACCGTCGTCGTCATCCTCGCGGCGTTTCATCTGGATCTTGGCCGCTATATGGTGCAGCTGCGTGAGAAACGCTGTAACAAGAGCGGTATGTTCTTTCGTGCTTACAACGAAGTGCCGACCATCGCGATGGTCATCATCATTTGGATGATGGTGTATAAGCCGTTTTAA
- a CDS encoding NINE protein — translation MGDNVYIAYVLWLLTGRFGGHGFYPSKFASGFAMMALFFIGYGLAWCFSRTFLLQTFCNLQARAGAAAIQSALYGYGSIKSTIGGNEK, via the coding sequence ATGGGCGATAACGTTTATATAGCCTACGTGCTTTGGCTGCTTACGGGCCGGTTTGGCGGGCACGGGTTTTATCCGAGCAAATTCGCAAGCGGTTTTGCGATGATGGCGCTGTTTTTCATCGGATACGGCCTGGCTTGGTGCTTTTCTCGCACTTTTTTGCTTCAAACTTTTTGCAACTTACAAGCAAGAGCGGGCGCGGCGGCTATACAATCTGCGCTCTACGGCTATGGGTCTATAAAATCTACAATAGGAGGAAATGAGAAATAA
- a CDS encoding signal peptidase II: MAKILGVFFAAFFVVFALDQAVKQIFLGGFSWQGEYFSLVLAYNRGVAFSMFAFLGQWLKFIQLALIAGVCGYLLWRLKRKFDARAAAKTKPNSSSNSDSNLSSSNGKNIEKKEILEEHALGAGIILGAGSSNLLDRFVHGGVVDYVYWHKWFEFAIFNLADVMIDVGVVLILWQSFAAGRKGPKNGR; encoded by the coding sequence ATGGCTAAAATTTTAGGCGTTTTTTTCGCGGCGTTTTTCGTCGTTTTCGCGCTCGATCAGGCGGTCAAGCAGATATTTTTGGGCGGTTTTTCGTGGCAGGGCGAATATTTTTCGCTCGTGCTTGCATACAACCGAGGCGTGGCGTTTTCGATGTTTGCGTTTCTTGGGCAGTGGCTCAAATTTATCCAACTAGCGCTGATTGCGGGCGTTTGCGGCTATCTGCTTTGGCGGCTTAAGCGCAAATTTGACGCGCGGGCCGCGGCGAAAACGAAGCCGAATTCGAGCTCAAATTCGGACTCAAATTTGAGCTCAAGCAACGGTAAAAATATCGAAAAAAAGGAAATTTTAGAGGAGCACGCGCTAGGAGCGGGTATAATCCTGGGCGCGGGTAGTTCAAATTTACTCGATCGCTTCGTTCACGGCGGCGTCGTGGATTACGTCTACTGGCACAAGTGGTTTGAGTTTGCGATCTTTAACCTCGCAGACGTTATGATCGACGTCGGAGTCGTACTCATACTCTGGCAGAGCTTCGCCGCTGGACGAAAAGGGCCTAAAAATGGGCGATAA
- the glmM gene encoding phosphoglucosamine mutase has translation MKLFGTDGVRGKAGEKLSAATSMRLAMAAGIYFRQFASHTNTILLGKDTRRSGYMIETAIVAGLTAVGYNVRQIGPMPTPAIAFLTEDMRCDAGIMISASHNPYYDNGIKFFGSDGNKLGEEAEAQIEKIYFDDALIERSQKQMLEIGAAKRIDDVIGRYIVQIKNSFPKNLSLHGLRVVLDVANGAAYRVAPTIFSELGAETIVINDEPNGSNINLNCGALYPQNLASEVVRLRADLGFALDGDADRLVVVDECGEVANGDSLLGVMAAFLQENKALKGGAVVATVMSNAALEDYLKSHKIKLLRANVGDKYVLEKMKENGTNFGGEQSGHIIFSDYAKTGDGLVAALQFAALVLKKGKKASEILSEIKPYPQILLNLKITEKKPLESIAGLKELEASLAKESIRSLFRYSGTENFIRLLLEGKCADALKTRMDEVEKFFVKALNG, from the coding sequence ATGAAGCTATTCGGTACCGACGGCGTCCGCGGCAAAGCGGGCGAAAAACTCTCCGCTGCCACGTCCATGCGCCTTGCTATGGCTGCGGGAATATATTTTAGGCAGTTTGCGTCGCACACGAACACCATTTTGCTAGGCAAAGACACGCGCAGAAGCGGCTATATGATCGAGACCGCCATCGTCGCGGGCCTCACGGCCGTGGGCTACAACGTCCGTCAGATCGGCCCGATGCCTACTCCTGCGATCGCGTTTCTCACCGAGGATATGCGCTGCGACGCGGGCATCATGATCAGCGCCTCGCACAACCCGTACTACGATAACGGCATCAAATTTTTTGGCAGCGACGGCAATAAACTGGGCGAAGAGGCCGAGGCGCAGATAGAAAAGATTTATTTTGACGACGCGCTCATCGAGAGATCGCAAAAACAGATGCTCGAAATCGGCGCCGCAAAGCGCATCGACGACGTCATCGGCCGCTATATCGTGCAGATCAAAAACTCATTTCCTAAAAACCTAAGCCTACACGGACTGCGCGTAGTTTTAGACGTCGCAAACGGCGCTGCGTACAGGGTCGCTCCGACTATCTTTAGCGAGCTGGGAGCTGAAACCATCGTCATAAACGACGAGCCAAACGGTAGCAACATAAACCTAAACTGCGGCGCGCTCTATCCGCAAAATTTGGCCTCCGAGGTCGTGCGATTACGGGCCGATTTAGGCTTTGCGCTTGACGGCGACGCCGACAGGCTCGTAGTCGTCGATGAGTGCGGCGAGGTAGCAAACGGCGATAGTTTGCTAGGCGTTATGGCCGCATTTTTACAAGAAAACAAAGCTCTAAAAGGCGGCGCGGTCGTGGCCACGGTGATGAGCAACGCGGCGCTCGAAGACTACCTAAAATCCCACAAAATCAAGCTCCTGCGCGCAAACGTCGGCGACAAATACGTGCTTGAAAAGATGAAAGAAAACGGCACGAATTTCGGCGGCGAGCAGAGCGGACACATCATCTTTAGCGACTACGCAAAGACGGGCGACGGGCTCGTGGCGGCGCTACAGTTTGCAGCACTGGTGCTAAAAAAAGGCAAAAAAGCGAGCGAAATTTTAAGCGAGATAAAGCCGTATCCGCAAATTTTGCTAAATTTAAAGATAACCGAGAAAAAGCCACTTGAAAGCATCGCAGGGCTAAAAGAGCTTGAAGCAAGCCTCGCAAAGGAGAGCATCCGCTCGCTATTTCGCTACTCGGGCACCGAAAACTTCATCAGGCTTTTGCTTGAGGGCAAGTGTGCCGACGCGCTAAAAACCCGCATGGACGAGGTCGAAAAATTTTTCGTAAAAGCGCTAAATGGCTAA
- the rpsT gene encoding 30S ribosomal protein S20 codes for MANHKSSEKRARQTIKRTERNRFYRTRLKNITKAVRVAVEAGDKEAALNAFKVANKDFHSFVSKGFLKKQTASRRVGRLAKLINKLSA; via the coding sequence ATGGCAAACCATAAATCTTCTGAAAAAAGAGCCAGACAGACTATCAAAAGGACTGAAAGAAACAGATTTTACCGCACTAGGCTTAAAAATATCACTAAAGCCGTGCGCGTAGCCGTCGAGGCGGGCGATAAAGAAGCCGCGCTAAACGCGTTTAAAGTAGCAAACAAAGACTTCCACAGCTTCGTTAGCAAGGGCTTTTTAAAAAAACAAACAGCTTCTCGCCGCGTAGGACGCCTCGCAAAACTCATAAACAAACTATCCGCTTAA
- the prfA gene encoding peptide chain release factor 1 encodes MLADKLQPFLDRYDELSRLLSDPSITSDIANMTKLSKEQSNLEDIASAAKSYLQTLADIEENKALLDDAELGELAKDELKNLESQKENLEEEIKILLLPKDPNDDKNVFLEIRAGTGGDEAALFAGDLFNAYARYAELRGYKFEIVSQSEGNTGGFKEIILLIKGKGAYSRLKFEGGTHRVQRVPETESQGRVHTSAVTVAIMPEVEDSEIEINPNDLRIDVMRSSGHGGQSVNTTDSAVRITHIPTGIVVTNQDGKSQHKNKEAAMKVLKARLYEIQEEERVAKETSERKSQVGTGDRSGRIRTYNFPQNRISDHRINLTLYRLDAIMAAGLFDEIIEPLIAHYQAEAISETEI; translated from the coding sequence ATGTTAGCCGACAAACTGCAGCCTTTTTTGGATCGCTACGACGAGCTCTCTCGTCTGCTTAGCGATCCGTCTATCACAAGCGATATCGCAAATATGACCAAGCTCTCCAAAGAGCAATCAAATTTAGAAGATATCGCCTCGGCTGCAAAGTCCTATCTGCAAACTCTCGCAGACATAGAGGAGAACAAAGCTCTACTAGATGACGCCGAGCTTGGCGAACTAGCAAAAGACGAACTCAAAAATCTCGAATCCCAAAAAGAAAATCTCGAAGAAGAGATTAAAATTTTACTCCTTCCAAAAGATCCCAACGACGATAAAAACGTATTTTTAGAGATCCGCGCGGGTACGGGCGGAGACGAAGCGGCTCTTTTTGCGGGCGATTTGTTTAACGCCTACGCGAGATACGCCGAACTTCGCGGGTATAAATTTGAGATCGTAAGCCAAAGCGAGGGCAATACGGGCGGCTTTAAAGAGATTATTTTACTGATAAAGGGCAAAGGAGCGTACTCGAGGCTCAAATTTGAGGGCGGCACTCACCGCGTTCAGCGCGTGCCCGAGACCGAGAGCCAAGGCCGCGTGCACACCTCTGCAGTCACGGTCGCTATCATGCCCGAGGTCGAAGATAGCGAGATCGAGATAAATCCAAACGACCTTCGCATTGACGTTATGCGTAGCTCAGGCCACGGCGGACAGTCGGTAAATACGACCGACTCGGCGGTGCGCATCACCCATATCCCCACAGGCATCGTCGTCACGAACCAAGACGGCAAAAGCCAGCACAAAAACAAAGAAGCCGCGATGAAGGTGCTAAAAGCGCGCCTTTACGAGATACAAGAAGAAGAGCGCGTAGCCAAAGAAACCAGCGAGCGCAAAAGCCAAGTCGGCACGGGCGACCGCTCGGGGCGTATCCGCACCTACAACTTCCCGCAAAACCGCATCAGCGACCACCGCATAAATTTGACGCTTTACCGCCTCGACGCGATAATGGCGGCGGGACTTTTCGACGAGATCATCGAGCCTCTCATCGCGCATTATCAAGCCGAAGCGATTTCGGAAACTGAAATTTAA